ATTTCTTGTGTAGCCAAAAAAAGGCCTCTTTGCTTGATGTTGTGAAGAAGTCTGCCAGAGAAGCTATTGATGTTGAAGTCGTTATTCATGTGAAGGCCAAGGGCGATGATGGAACCGGTCTCATGGATACCATTTTTCGAGCTATCCATTCTCAGGCTAGCTCTGGTGATCATAATGTGCCTATTGTTGGTCACATAGCAAGGGAGGCACCTGAGGGCAAGTTTCTAGAGACATGGGATGAAAAGTTAAAGAGTGCAAAATTTGAGCTAAGTGATGTAACAACTGGGTTTTCTGAGTTGTTTGCGGTGAAAGATGAAACTGAGCTTACAAATGTGAAAAAAGCTGCATTCTTGACTTCATCTGTTATGAGGCAATTTGTGGTGCCCAAACTTGAGAAGGCAATTGATGAGGAGAGGAAGGTTTCTCACTCAACACTGATGGATGATACAGAGAAGACTATACTGGAACCAGGACGGATTAAGGTGAAATTGAAGGCTGAGAACATTGACATTTGTTACCCCCCAATTTTTCAGAGTGGAGGAGAATTTGATCTAAAACCAAGTGCTTCAAGCAATGATGAGAATCTTTACTATGACTCAACCAGTGTAATTATATGTGCACTTGGGTCTCGATACAACAGCTACTGTTCAAATATTGCTCGAACCTTTCTGATTGATGCCAATTCCAAACAAAGCAAGGCTTATGAGGTCCTCCTTAAAGCTCACGAAGCAGCCATTGGTGCTTTGAAATCTGGGAACAAGGTGAATTCTGTTTATCAGGCAGCAGTCTCAGTGGTAGAGAAGGAGGCTCCTGAATTAGCTGCAAACTTGACTAAAACTGCAGGGACTGGAATAGGCCTTGAGTTTCGTGAGACGGGGCTCAGCCTTAATGCCAAGAATGACCGAATTTTGAAACCAGGGATGGTTTTCAACGTCTCACTTGGCTTTCAGAACTTGCAGACGGAGACGAACAACCCCAAGACTCGAAAATACTCGGTGTTGCTTGCAGATACAGTCATTGTTGGTGAGAAAGTACCGGATGTCTTAACTTCGAAAAGTTCTAAAGCTGTCAAAGATGTGGCATACTCATTTAAcgaagatgatgaagaagaagagaagatgaagGTTAAAGCTGAGGACAATGGTAATGAGACATTATTCTCCAAGACAACACTCAGGTCAGACAACCATGAAATGTCTAAAGAAGAGCTAAGAAGGCAGCATCAAGCTGAACTTGCTCGCCAGAAGAACGAAGAAACTGCAAGGAGACTTGCTGGTGGGGGTGCTAATGCAGCAGATAATCGCGGTGCAGTGAAGACAGTTGGTGATTTGATTGCATATAAGAATGTTAATGATCTGCCTCCTCCTAGAGATTTGATGATTCAAGTTGACCAGAAGAATGAAGCTATCCTCTTACCAATTTATGGTAGCATGGTCCCCTTCCATGTGGCTACAGTTAAGAGTGTGTCCAGCCAACAGGATAGTAACCGTACTAGTTATATCAGGATAATATTCAATGTACCTGGCACCTCTTTCACTCCGCATGATGCAAACTCTCTCAAGTTTCAAGGATCAATATACTTGAAAGAGGTTTCATTCCGCTCCAAGGACTCGAGGCATATCATTGAAGTCGTGCAGCAAATCAAAACACTCCGCCGGCAAGTTAATTCTAGAGAGTCTGAAAGGGCTGAGAGGGCAACTTTAGTTACCCAGGAGAGGCTGCAACTTGCATCAGCCAAGTTCAAGCCAATTAAGTTGCACGATCTATGGATTCGTCCCCCTTTTGGTGGTCGTGGTAGAAAGCTGACAGGTTCACTGGAAGCTCACACAAACGGATTCAGGTATTCTACTTCAAGGCCCGATGAACGTGTTGATGTGATGTTTGGAAACATCAAGCATGCCTTCTTCCAGCCAGCAGAGCGAGAAATGATCACTCTGGTGCACTTTCATTTACATAATCACATCATGGTTGGTAATAAGAAAACCAAGGATGTGCAGTTTTATATAGAGGTGATGGATATAGTTCAGACATTGGGCGGTGGGAAGAGATCTGCCTATGACCCTGATGAGATTGAGGAAGAGCAACGCGAGCGTGAccgaaagaataaaattaacacGGACTTCCAGAACTTTGTGAATCGGGTTAATGATTTGTGGGGACAGCCTCAATTTAAAGCATTTGACCTTGAATTTGATCAGCCCATGAGAGAGCTTGGCTTCCATGGGGTTCCCCATAAAGCCTCTGCTTTCATTGTGCCAACATCAAACTGCCTGGTTGAGCTAATAGAGACTCCTTTTGTGGTGATCACCCTAAGTGAGATTGAGATAGTTAACCTCGAAAGAGTTGGTCTGGGGCAGAAGAATTTTGATATGACTATTGTATTCAAGGACTTCAAGCGAGATGTCCTTCGGATTGACTCGATTCCCTCTACATCACTAGATGGCATCAAAGAGTGGCTTAATACCA
The nucleotide sequence above comes from Gossypium raimondii isolate GPD5lz chromosome 13, ASM2569854v1, whole genome shotgun sequence. Encoded proteins:
- the LOC105782217 gene encoding FACT complex subunit SPT16, which produces MADNRNRNVKPANGKPAAAANPYAINLDNFSKRLKMLYSHWNKHNTDLWGSSSALAIATPPVSEDLRYLKSSALNIWLVGYEFPETIMVFLKKQIHFLCSQKKASLLDVVKKSAREAIDVEVVIHVKAKGDDGTGLMDTIFRAIHSQASSGDHNVPIVGHIAREAPEGKFLETWDEKLKSAKFELSDVTTGFSELFAVKDETELTNVKKAAFLTSSVMRQFVVPKLEKAIDEERKVSHSTLMDDTEKTILEPGRIKVKLKAENIDICYPPIFQSGGEFDLKPSASSNDENLYYDSTSVIICALGSRYNSYCSNIARTFLIDANSKQSKAYEVLLKAHEAAIGALKSGNKVNSVYQAAVSVVEKEAPELAANLTKTAGTGIGLEFRETGLSLNAKNDRILKPGMVFNVSLGFQNLQTETNNPKTRKYSVLLADTVIVGEKVPDVLTSKSSKAVKDVAYSFNEDDEEEEKMKVKAEDNGNETLFSKTTLRSDNHEMSKEELRRQHQAELARQKNEETARRLAGGGANAADNRGAVKTVGDLIAYKNVNDLPPPRDLMIQVDQKNEAILLPIYGSMVPFHVATVKSVSSQQDSNRTSYIRIIFNVPGTSFTPHDANSLKFQGSIYLKEVSFRSKDSRHIIEVVQQIKTLRRQVNSRESERAERATLVTQERLQLASAKFKPIKLHDLWIRPPFGGRGRKLTGSLEAHTNGFRYSTSRPDERVDVMFGNIKHAFFQPAEREMITLVHFHLHNHIMVGNKKTKDVQFYIEVMDIVQTLGGGKRSAYDPDEIEEEQRERDRKNKINTDFQNFVNRVNDLWGQPQFKAFDLEFDQPMRELGFHGVPHKASAFIVPTSNCLVELIETPFVVITLSEIEIVNLERVGLGQKNFDMTIVFKDFKRDVLRIDSIPSTSLDGIKEWLNTTDLKYYESRLNLNWRPILKTITDDPEKFIEDGGWEFLNMEVSDSESENSEESDQGYVPSDVQSESGSEDEDDDSESLVESEDDDEEDSDEDSEEDEGKTWEELEREASYADREKGDDSDSEEERKRRKMKAFGKGRVPDKRPSGNLPKRSKLR